In Lemur catta isolate mLemCat1 chromosome 1, mLemCat1.pri, whole genome shotgun sequence, one DNA window encodes the following:
- the MRPL4 gene encoding 39S ribosomal protein L4, mitochondrial isoform X1: MLRLVRDGARAWLRPIGCQGLTSLADEAARPADNPELVASAVAPGLQEPVLRKCERPVPAHLSPVQAWIESLKGYEQERVGLAELHPDVFATAPRLDILHQVAIWQKNFKRISYAKTKTRAEVRGGGRKPWPQKGSGRARHGSIRSPIWRGGGVAHGPRGPTSYYYMLPMKLRAQGLKVALTVKLAQDDLHIVDSLELPTADPQYLTELARYRRWGDSVLLVDLAHEEMPQNIVEATSRLNTFNLIPAVGLNVHSMLKHQTLVLTLPTIAFLEDKLLWQDSRYTPLYPFRLPYCDLP, translated from the exons ATGCTGCGGCTAGTCCGGGACGGGGCGCGGGCCTGGCTTCGGCCCATCGGCTGCCAG GGCCTGACCTCGCTGGCGGATGAGGCAGCGCGGCCGGCGGACAATCCAGAGCTGGTGGCGAGCGCAG TCGCTCCAGGCCTTCAGGAGCCTGTCCTACGCAAGTGCGAGCGCCCAGTACCAGCTCATCTGAGCCCGGTGCAGGCCTGGATCGAGTCCCTGAAGGGCTACGAGCAAGAGCGCGTGGGCCTGGCCGAGCTGCATCCCGACGTTTTCGCCACCGCGCCCAG GCTGGACATCCTGCACCAGGTGGCCATCTGGCAGAAGAACTTCAAGAGAATC AGCTATGCCAAGACCAAGACTCGGGCCGAGGTGCGAGGTGGTGGCCGGAAGCCCTGGCCCCAGAAAGGCAGCGGACGGGCCCGGCACGGCAGCATCCGCTCCCCGATCTGGCGAGGCG GAGGCGTTGCCCATGGCCCCCGGGGGCCCACGAGTTACTACTACATGCTGCCCATGAAGCTGCGGGCACAGGGCCTCAAGGTGGCGCTGACTGTCAAGCTGGCCCAG GACGACCTACACATTGTGGACTCCCTGGAGCTGCCAACTGCGGACCCCCAGTACCTGACAGAGCTGGCCCGCTACCGCCGCTGGGGGGACTCCGTGCTCCTTGTGGACTT AGCTCATGAGGAGATGCCGCAGAACATCGTGGAGGCCACCTCCAGGCTCAACACCTTCAACCTGATCCCAGCTGTGG gcctgaaCGTGCATAGTATGCTCAAGCACCAGACCCTGGTCCTCACGCTGCCCACCATCGCCTTCCTGGAGGACAAGCTGCTCTGGCAGGACTCGCGCTACACGCCCCTCTACCCCTTCCGCCTGCCCTACTGCGACTTGCCCTGA
- the MRPL4 gene encoding 39S ribosomal protein L4, mitochondrial isoform X3 has translation MLRLVRDGARAWLRPIGCQGLTSLADEAARPADNPELVASAGLQEPVLRKCERPVPAHLSPVQAWIESLKGYEQERVGLAELHPDVFATAPRLDILHQVAIWQKNFKRISYAKTKTRAEVRGGGRKPWPQKGSGRARHGSIRSPIWRGGGVAHGPRGPTSYYYMLPMKLRAQGLKVALTVKLAQDDLHIVDSLELPTADPQYLTELARYRRWGDSVLLVDLAHEEMPQNIVEATSRLNTFNLIPAVGE, from the exons ATGCTGCGGCTAGTCCGGGACGGGGCGCGGGCCTGGCTTCGGCCCATCGGCTGCCAG GGCCTGACCTCGCTGGCGGATGAGGCAGCGCGGCCGGCGGACAATCCAGAGCTGGTGGCGAGCGCAG GCCTTCAGGAGCCTGTCCTACGCAAGTGCGAGCGCCCAGTACCAGCTCATCTGAGCCCGGTGCAGGCCTGGATCGAGTCCCTGAAGGGCTACGAGCAAGAGCGCGTGGGCCTGGCCGAGCTGCATCCCGACGTTTTCGCCACCGCGCCCAG GCTGGACATCCTGCACCAGGTGGCCATCTGGCAGAAGAACTTCAAGAGAATC AGCTATGCCAAGACCAAGACTCGGGCCGAGGTGCGAGGTGGTGGCCGGAAGCCCTGGCCCCAGAAAGGCAGCGGACGGGCCCGGCACGGCAGCATCCGCTCCCCGATCTGGCGAGGCG GAGGCGTTGCCCATGGCCCCCGGGGGCCCACGAGTTACTACTACATGCTGCCCATGAAGCTGCGGGCACAGGGCCTCAAGGTGGCGCTGACTGTCAAGCTGGCCCAG GACGACCTACACATTGTGGACTCCCTGGAGCTGCCAACTGCGGACCCCCAGTACCTGACAGAGCTGGCCCGCTACCGCCGCTGGGGGGACTCCGTGCTCCTTGTGGACTT AGCTCATGAGGAGATGCCGCAGAACATCGTGGAGGCCACCTCCAGGCTCAACACCTTCAACCTGATCCCAGCTGTGGGTGAGTGA
- the MRPL4 gene encoding 39S ribosomal protein L4, mitochondrial isoform X2, whose translation MLRLVRDGARAWLRPIGCQGLTSLADEAARPADNPELVASAGLQEPVLRKCERPVPAHLSPVQAWIESLKGYEQERVGLAELHPDVFATAPRLDILHQVAIWQKNFKRISYAKTKTRAEVRGGGRKPWPQKGSGRARHGSIRSPIWRGGGVAHGPRGPTSYYYMLPMKLRAQGLKVALTVKLAQDDLHIVDSLELPTADPQYLTELARYRRWGDSVLLVDLAHEEMPQNIVEATSRLNTFNLIPAVGLNVHSMLKHQTLVLTLPTIAFLEDKLLWQDSRYTPLYPFRLPYCDLP comes from the exons ATGCTGCGGCTAGTCCGGGACGGGGCGCGGGCCTGGCTTCGGCCCATCGGCTGCCAG GGCCTGACCTCGCTGGCGGATGAGGCAGCGCGGCCGGCGGACAATCCAGAGCTGGTGGCGAGCGCAG GCCTTCAGGAGCCTGTCCTACGCAAGTGCGAGCGCCCAGTACCAGCTCATCTGAGCCCGGTGCAGGCCTGGATCGAGTCCCTGAAGGGCTACGAGCAAGAGCGCGTGGGCCTGGCCGAGCTGCATCCCGACGTTTTCGCCACCGCGCCCAG GCTGGACATCCTGCACCAGGTGGCCATCTGGCAGAAGAACTTCAAGAGAATC AGCTATGCCAAGACCAAGACTCGGGCCGAGGTGCGAGGTGGTGGCCGGAAGCCCTGGCCCCAGAAAGGCAGCGGACGGGCCCGGCACGGCAGCATCCGCTCCCCGATCTGGCGAGGCG GAGGCGTTGCCCATGGCCCCCGGGGGCCCACGAGTTACTACTACATGCTGCCCATGAAGCTGCGGGCACAGGGCCTCAAGGTGGCGCTGACTGTCAAGCTGGCCCAG GACGACCTACACATTGTGGACTCCCTGGAGCTGCCAACTGCGGACCCCCAGTACCTGACAGAGCTGGCCCGCTACCGCCGCTGGGGGGACTCCGTGCTCCTTGTGGACTT AGCTCATGAGGAGATGCCGCAGAACATCGTGGAGGCCACCTCCAGGCTCAACACCTTCAACCTGATCCCAGCTGTGG gcctgaaCGTGCATAGTATGCTCAAGCACCAGACCCTGGTCCTCACGCTGCCCACCATCGCCTTCCTGGAGGACAAGCTGCTCTGGCAGGACTCGCGCTACACGCCCCTCTACCCCTTCCGCCTGCCCTACTGCGACTTGCCCTGA